CGGGATTCGAACTCTCTCTTCGAAAAGAATCATGAGAAAGACTTATTCATTACCCAGCTTCTGCACGGTGGTCATGACACGTAACGGTTGGCATATGtatcaattcaaaattcttttccTCTATTTGTTATGAATATATCAATTTGCCAGGAAGGCTGGTGGGCCATTTGGTGACATACCCAGTTGGCATATGTATCAATTCAAAAAGTTTGCGAATTTTTGTGTTATTTatctaatttattgaaaattttcgtgaatttttgtgatatttatctaatttattgaaaattaatggaaggtaaatttttcaaaaaatttgtcataggtgttgGGTCAAAAACTTAATCTTGAGTAAAattgttttgagtttttcatgacattaactccttataattatttttttggaatgaagttaggaaaaagaaattaaaaattcatcgTTTCGGGCCTCTGGTGAAGGATAGAACAACCCACGAGAATTCGTACGGCGGAAGAAAAGGCGCAATGACTTTCAAAATTCTCCTTCGCTGGTCCGTCGACATACTATAAAACTTAGAATTAGGTCGTTAGGGTGTAATAATAACTAGTAAATGATGAAATTCAGACCAATCGCACCAGACATCAACTTCAGAAACTGCAATAacacgaaaaagaagaagaagaagaagaagttaccTGTCTAATTCcaattcaaaactttttatctcataaaaagtTAAATTTAGGTTAGATTTTAGTTTtggtcaacaaaaaaaaatggtcttATTAAAAGCacaaaatttacttcaaatctAAATTCTAGCCTAAACtcttttttgtgacataagttTGGGCCCGATTTAGGTATTGATAGAAAGTAGTGCTTTTTGAGGAGACCAAATAAAGTTTTGGTTAGTTTTAACACCCGGAgctaaagttggtgctttttcattacacaaaagaaaattatcactAAAATCACCATATAATCTAAAGTTTGCTTTTTAAgtagagcaaaaaaaaaaaaaaatgtttaggtaaAAAATGGAGATTCAAACTAAAGTTAggatatctctttttttttttttttttttttttttttcgatattCTGGTTCACAGAAAACATGAGTCACCACCACCATTTCTGCTCCAGTGGGTTCCTTTCCAAAAGGCATGACGATGCAAATGATTCGAACTCCAAACCTCTCTGAAAAAAACAAGCTCAACCACTACATCGCCACCACGGGTGATTAAAGTTAGGATATGTTTGTTTGGGAAAAAGTGAGAATTAATTTTCGGACTTTCATCTATTTGGctcaaaaaaatgaatagtcTACCAAAAATGCTTTccaatcaatgaaaatattcattgataaatttaagaaaatgatatgAAAACACTTGTTGGAATTGCTCATCtcgaatattttaatattttaatttatgtcCTCATAAATGGACGTAGTTGATGTCATGGCATGGACAGAGCAGAAACATACACTAGGATGATGTCAATAGCATAACACCATGAATagcaagagaagaaacagagcatTGTGCAGCAGCTCTGCGGGCTTGTCTTCTCCATCTGATGTCTCACCACTTGGCTCTTCGAATGCGTCGAATTTCTCCGCACTGTTTTGATCTGCGGTCGAATTTTGGCACAGTGTGACATTTGCAGAGTTGGCTTCCCCAGAAGCAGGAGGTAGTTCGCCGATGTTCGGTGTGATCGGTGGAAACACCGGTGGCAGAGCACGATCTGCGattggaaggaaaaaggagTGAAATTTCTGTAGCCTTTGctagaaagaagggaagaaattagacatttccttttctctgtAGAACTGTAGTTTATTTAGTAAGTTGTATTATTGTTTTAGGGAATGAGAAAGATTTCAAAGCAGAACATTGCTTCTGCATCACTAGCAATTCTCATGCTTGACTGGTTTAATTCAATCCATGGTGTCGCGTTGCCAGCTTTCGTACAAGAATCATATCATACATGAACGTTACATCAGTTTTAGCTAGGCAGCAGCGTGAAGAAGTTTACCTTGACAAAGGGCCAGAGGAGGTATCGATACATAGCAGTTCGATGACAGCAACAGGAATGCATTCCCGTGGAGCGGTTCGGAGGATTTGAACAGGGAGCAGAAGCAGTCAAATCCTTCCCGAATCACTGCATTAAGGGCGATGCAGCATGTTTCTATGGAGCCCTCGTCTTGCTTCAAGCATTGCTTGAGGCTTATTTCCTCCACATGACAGCCTTGAAATGGCGCTATACATTGCGTCGAACACAGCATAAGAGCTAGACAAAGAGGCAACTTGAAGAAACTTAGGCAGCTCGAGACCATGACGTTCGTCGTTTTCTTCAATTCAAGTTGCTGTAAATTTTCATTACCTTCACAAGTTTATGAACATAGGCAATGCAAGTTCTCTGATCAGGAGGGGCGATTCGCATGCTCGGGCAGGCGCTTGTGCTATTCCCATAATGCCCCGGTCATATTCACAATGGCATGATCTAAATGGAACAATTAATGGTGACTTCTTCGTCTATAATCGTCGAATATTATCTTGAAGGGTGGGGAGGGAAAACCGGCATATACCACAATGATCTCGCAATGATCAGAGCGTGAAGTCGTGAAGGCATGATCAACTTTTCTCCCTCAACTGCTAGGGAGGTTGAGTTTTGTGACAGGAGCATGCTGCATTCGTGAAAGCGTGAACCTCAAATGGCTGCAGAACTCTCAGTTGTTTCACACTTAGGGATCTCATCCTTCTAACAGAAAACAGGTCTAGACCACATCGAACTCTTTTTTCTGCTAAACAAGATACATTCGCAAGTTTTGGAACGAATTCGTGAATGTACTCTTTGTACGAAACCATTTGTAAATTTCTAGCAATCAGATTCAGGCCGTTGCTTTTGGGCAAGGATCAGCATCTTCTTTGCTTCTATGATTAATATCCTCCAGCTTAAGCCTGAGCTCTTCAAGCAGTATAAAAGAAACTATAATTTTATTCCCACTCTCATCACAGCATTACAAAGCAAGTATAGTCTTATCCCATAAAAAATAGCCAAACGAGACTCTCGCCCGGTATCCTGAAAAGCCCTACCACAATAGTCACACCCCAAAGAATCACCACAgataattctaaaaaaagaaattttaatacAGTATCAAGTAGACAATCCGATCTTTAATCAGTAGTACTTCAAGAAAGCGGATGCCAATGTGACTAGCAGCAGAGCCGGTGAGAAAACACTGGATGGGCTAGCAGCCGATGGATTTACACCGGAGCGGCTCCCAGTGGTTGTCGTCGGAGTCACTGAAGTGACACCTGGAGATGGCGGAGTCAAGAGTGGCGGCGTGTTGGATTCTGGGGCCAGAGCTGGCGAGTCGGGTTGAGGATCTGTGGACCCTGGtgcacaaaatcaagaaaactaAGACATGCAGCCGAAAGCTACAAAATCTGATACCATTTGTTCATTGATTTCAGACAGGTGTGGCTGGTTTGAGTATTGGTTACCTAGAGGACTGCCTGCTGGAgaggatgagggagagagaatcgGTCCAAGCGTAGCGGGACCTGAAAATCGATGAGAAGAGTTAATTAGGCAACGATTCAATTGATTGCTTTTGCAAGTTCTCTTCTCTTGTGATAATTGATGACAAATCCTTAAAAAGAGTTTGCTTTTGGCTTCCTGAAAATTCAATCTACTATTCCATATCGCTTATACTGGGTTTACATGCTCTTTAACATTCTTCCATTCCTGAAATGTCTCGTGTTAACATCCTTGTGAACGGTTTCATTTGGCGGTCGAGATGGTGCAGCAATTCATAGTCGAAAAGAAATAGCAAGATATCATGTCAAATTCATGCTTTAAGGTTAACGAATCAATCTTCTAACGACTATGAAAACTGCAGAAGCACAAGGACTAAAGGCGAAAGGCCGGTACCTGGAGCAGGAAGAGGCGCACCCGTAGCTGCAAGTTACAATGAAATGAAGAACATTAAATGGATTAAGTCTAGTACAACACTAAGGAAGATCCGATCATATGAGTAGACAATAAGTGTAAGTGACACCAAAATTAGTAGGACTAGCATACCTTTGCACTGGAGAGGCACACTGGGCATGTTGCAGGCGCGGGGGAGCGAGATGGCGAGGGTCCGGTTGATGGGCATCTGGAATGGAATGCCACCGCCCACGATGAGGCACAGGCAGCCCATCCCGCCGCTCGTGAGCGACTTGAGCGAGCTACAACATGACGAGGTCGGCGATGTGCCATTGAGGCTGCTGTTGGTGACGAAATTCAGGCATGGCGTGAAGCTCGAGATCATGGAGGGAGTGCATGGGGTGGTGATCTGGCCACGCACCGGGATGGTGGTGATCGAGAGCGCGATGGCCATGGCgaggaggggaagagagagcgagagaggccTGAAATGCTTCATTTTCGTCAAATCTTGGAGACAGAGGAGTGTAGGGAAAACCGTGCTTGTTGGAGAAGAAAGCTGAGAAGATTTTGTAGGAGTTGAGAATGGGATGTTCCTTGGTGATGAGGGAAGGGAAAGATGGTGAATGGTATTTATAGGTATTGAGAAGTGGAGAAAAGTATGGCAGGAACATAAGagaatcattaaaaaagaaaaaaaaaaagattgggtTGAGTATGTTGGGAAAATGAAGTTGGTGTTGGAGTTAAACTACCTTAACTAACTTTTAGCTTGCAGAGTACAGGTGTAAGAACTCGTGACAAGATTGGTGGATTGGCATGTCTCCCTGTGGACCCCATTTTGACCTATCTTTTGTTGGTAAGAGGGGCCCTTGCTTGCGTGTCACTTGCTTATTGGCTACCTTTCAAGGATTAGAGATTGTAGTTGTGCTAACAAGGGACCATGGGAGGGCGTTGACCTAGTGTTACCGTCCTTAACGAACTTGATttagaaaaggaagaatttAAGGATTGAAGTTTTGAATGATCTAGAGCACATAGAGGTTTTGTGCGTGATACTCTTGAAGATTATTGGACCAGCGAGATTCATGCCACGTCACAATCCTTATGTTAGATGACTTCACGTATAAAGGCTTAAGGCTAATCTAATTCAATAATTTCTGGATCTAAGTATACGGCTCTAAGAAGGGACATATTCAAAATCTTGAATCGGGAATGAGGAAAACCTTATGTTAGGACTATAGAGCACGATGAATTAATTTTGCATTATAACTCACAAGGATAAAtagttttccaaaatttttacaTAAAGATTGTGCAAAACGAGGCTTTTGCCAATCATGTAAGGTATCAAGTCAAATGAAGGGGCTCATGCAAGTGCCATTAGCTATGGTCGCTACTTAATTGGAGCACATATTAGTATGGTGGTCTAGGCAAACGTTTCTCTTCTTGAACCTACATCCATCCAAGCAAGATCCCTTTTAGCAAGAAATCCAACATTTTTTAATCATGGATGGGCTAGGGTAAGGATTTTTAAGTCAAATACCTAATCCGACCCGTCTATTGATCACATCCAACGAGTGACTAGTACTTTGCTTGTGACTCGTAATTTCTCCTAGCCAAAAAGACTACTTGAATTGGCAATCAAATTTGTTATGATAAACCAAATTGATTCTCTTGCTTGCATGAGCCACTCTTCAATATGTCACAGCTCACCAATCAGGAGTTCCTAGTCATCTGGAGAGATAAATCAAAGCACGGTGGCAATACAAATTTTCATATCTGAACGAttaattcttttaaaacaacttcATCCCTTGACCACGCAGGTCCAGCTCATCCTGCTCATTACTTCTTGGTGCAAGTTTCCTCAGCTTTGAACTCGTTTCCATTACAAATAAAAAGTACACCAAATCGGTTGAAACCAATTGGTTAGTAGTTGGCCACCTGAAGAACCAAATAGATTCCCATTCGCAAAAGGAACCAAACACATGGACTTGCTCCTGCGTATGCCCAAAAAACATGGTCCTGTCCCTAACATACTATGTTTATGACCAAAATCATGAAAGCAAACAGGTTTCTGATAACCAGAAAAGATCCCATGGAAGTAGTAGGAGCAGTTGGTGACCCAAATCAATAATACCTGTAACTCTCCCCTCTCTCA
The nucleotide sequence above comes from Eucalyptus grandis isolate ANBG69807.140 chromosome 2, ASM1654582v1, whole genome shotgun sequence. Encoded proteins:
- the LOC104424202 gene encoding non-specific lipid transfer protein GPI-anchored 19 isoform X2 — encoded protein: MKHFRPLSLSLPLLAMAIALSITTIPVRGQITTPCTPSMISSFTPCLNFVTNSSLNGTSPTSSCCSSLKSLTSGGMGCLCLIVGGGIPFQMPINRTLAISLPRACNMPSVPLQCKATGAPLPAPGPATLGPILSPSSSPAGSPLGSTDPQPDSPALAPESNTPPLLTPPSPGVTSVTPTTTTGSRSGVNPSAASPSSVFSPALLLVTLASAFLKYY
- the LOC104424202 gene encoding non-specific lipid transfer protein GPI-anchored 19 isoform X1, producing MKHFRPLSLSLPLLAMAIALSITTIPVRGQITTPCTPSMISSFTPCLNFVTNSSLNGTSPTSSCCSSLKSLTSGGMGCLCLIVGGGIPFQMPINRTLAISLPRACNMPSVPLQCKATGAPLPAPGPATLGPILSPSSSPAGSPLAGSTDPQPDSPALAPESNTPPLLTPPSPGVTSVTPTTTTGSRSGVNPSAASPSSVFSPALLLVTLASAFLKYY